TATTCCGTCTTCGCAGTTCGTTCCATGAACCAACGGAAAAATGCAACTAACGTCTTCTAATCTTTTGCGGCCGTCGACCTGAAAGGGTGCCCGATTCCCAGGAGTTACTGTAATCAAAGGGAGATTGTCTTTAAGCTTAATGCTCTTAGGATCATCTGCATTCTCTAAAAAACCATTTTGCCCGCAGTAAACCCACTCCCCCGACCGACGAATACCCAATACATAGTACGCGCCAAGATGTGACCCAAGTTCACCAAGAAGACTTGAGATCGACATCAAAGAAACTTGGTGTTCGCTAGATTTTCCGCCGCAAATAAAGACTCGACTTCCCATAACATAAGTGGACCACATGTTCGCCTATTTGTATAAGGGTGCCAGGCCCTAGTCGTGGGCGCGCCGCGTCCGCAAATAGGACCTGACACCTGTAGGGAGCAAGATTGAAATATAAAAAGGATATCGCGAGGAAATTTGTAGAAGAAAAGCGTCAAAACGCGGTGTACGCCAAAGCCGGAGTTTTTGAACTCGTTATTATTCTCGATAGCCTTAAAGAGACTTTTAACGCGGGTAAAATTTTTCGGTCTGCCGAAATCTTTTCAGTCAAAGAGGTTCACCTTATTCAGATTCCCTTTTTTGATCCATTTCCCGCTAAAGGAGCCGTTCGATACGTACCGATGAGGTGCTACGATTCTTTCTCGCAAAGCTACGAGCACCTAAAAAATGAGGGTTACGAGTTCTATGTTTTTGATGCCCAGTCAGACGTGGTGCTTGGGCAAACTCAACTTGCCAAAAAGGCGACGTTTGTTTTTGGCCCAGAGGCTGGTGGGTTTTCTTTCGCCCCGGAGAAGTACCCCGACCTGCACAAAATCAGGATTCAACAATTCGGAAAAATTGAAAGCCTCAACGTGAGTATTGCCGCCTCCATCGCCATGTATGAATACGTCAGGCAACATAGCTAAATTAACAGCTTGGTTCGCCGGTGCCGGATTGACCCTTCTACCATAACACTGTAGGCATTTAGATTACTACTCTAGCGCTTTGACCGTTGTTTTTCAGTTCGCGATTTGCACCTCGCATCAGAAAGGAATTTAAATGGCACAGTTGATTTTGGTCCGGCATGGACAGTCTGATTACAATCTCAAAAATCTCTTCACGGGTTGGCTCGATGTCGACTTGACCGAACAGGGTATTCAAGAAGCCAAAAAAGCGGCCCAATCGATGAGTGACAAAAAGATGCGGCCTCATTTAGCTTTTACATCGGCCCTAAAGAGAGCTCAGCACACACTTAAAATTATTTTAAAGGATCTCGAGCTAGAGAACATCCCTGTTATGAAAGATCAGGCGCTCAACGAGCGACACTACGGAGAGCTTCAGGGTAAAAATAAGGCTGAAACCGCAGAACAGTTCGGTGAAGAACAAGTAAAAATATGGCGCCGAAGTTTTGACGTGCCTCCTCCGGGCGGCGAGAGCTTAAAAGATACAATGGAGCGAACACTCCCCTATTTTGATTCGCACATTAAGCCCGAGCTTTTGAGAGATCGCGACGTACTTGTAGTCGCTCATGGCAATAGTTTGCGCTCGATCGTGATGGCCGTTGAAAAAATGACTCCCGAGCAGATTTTAAAAACTGAACTAGCAACTGGCGAAGCGCGCATCTACAATTTCGACACTCAAACAGAGCAGTTTTCTTTGGTAAATAACCCTAGTCCTAAAATGTGAGTTTGACCGCATGAAAATCCTTATCACTGGAGCTTCTGGCTTTTTGGGTTCTCATGTGGCGAAGGCTTGCCTTGCTCAGGGCCACAAAATCTTTGGGCTAACACGCTCACCCAAAAGTGCAAATGCTCTCCGTGACCTTGAGGTGCCATCGGGGAAAAAGCCAAACACTTTAAACTGGATTGGCGGGGATTTTTTGGGCTTACCCGACGAAATTGACGGCGTCATACATTGCGCCACAAGCTACGGCCGAAAAGGCGAAAACGAAAAGCAAATTTTTGAGGCAAATTTAGATTTTTCTGTGCGGATATTTGAACTCGCGCGTAAAAGGAAGGCTGAGTGGTTCATCAATATTCACACTTTGTTAGATCCAGAAACTAACCTCTATTCCGCCGCTAAACATGCCTTCAATAATATTCTCAAATCTCACACAAATGAGATTTCTTGCATTAGCCTAGCTTGCGAGAACTTCTATGGCCCGGGTGAGCCAAAGGATAGGTTTGTAACGTGGCTAATCGATGAATGCCTTATGGAAGGTGGACCAATAAATCTTAGTTCGGGCGGTCAGTTTCGAGACTTCGTTTACATCGACGACGTCGTAGAGGCGATTCTTCGAGCCTTAGAATTAGCAAAGACCTCAGAGCTTAAACATCAAGAGTTCGCCATCTCCGGCGGAAAGCCTCTTTCTATTCGCGAAATCGCAGAGGCCATTTGTGAAATTGCAGCGCCACAAGCTGCCCATAGACTCAAATTCGGTGCAAAACCCGATCGAAAGAGGGAGTTTGACGTCAACACAATTGACTTACCGACCCCAAAGAATCTAGGCTGGGAGCCTAAAACCGGGCTGATCGAAGGGCTTAAAAAGTCCGTAGAATTCGAAAGAAAGAGGTTAGGCTTATGAGGCTCTTGATAACCGGAGGATGCGGCTTTCTAGGCTCGAATCTTGCGGCTCATGCTCTAGATAAAGGGTATGAGCTTGCAATTTTTGACAACCTTTCAAGAGCTGGTGCAACTCTCAATCTGGAGTGGCTCAAGTCAAAAGGTAAATTTCATTTTTTTGCATCCGACATTCGAAGTTTCAATGATGTTGAACGAGCCGTTAAAGAGTTTTCACCAGATGCAGTTTTTCATTTAGCGGGTCAAGTTGCCATGACAACCTCTATTGAAAACCCTAGAAAAGATTTTGAAATCAATGCCTTGGGCTCTTTTAACGTCCTAGAGGCTGTTCGAACTCACTCTCCGAAGGCCCAGATTGCCTATTCTTCTACTAACAAAGTTTACGGAGATCTCGGCGATATAGCATTTGTCGAGGAGCCAACAAGGTACCGCGCAAAAGACTTTCCGGGCGGTTTTGACGAGTCACTTCGACTTCACTTTGAATCGCCGTATGGCTGCTCAAAAGGTTCCGCCGATCAGTACATGCTAGATTATTCGAAAATCTTTGGCCTGAATACCGTCGTCTTTAGACACTCATCTATTTTTGGTGGTCGTCAGTTTTCGACATTTGATCAAGGCTGGGTGGGATGGTTTGTGCAAAAGGCGCTTGAAGCAAAGTCGGCAAAAAAACAAGATGGCTTCACGATCTCAGGAGATGGCAAACAAGTGCGCGATGTTCTATTTGCCTCAGATTTGGTAAACTTGTACTTCTCTGTGCTCTCGCAACCCACTCCCTTGAAAGGAGAGGTTTTTAATATCGGCGGCGGTATAGAAAACAGTCTATCGCTACTCGAGTTATTCAGCTATCTTGAAGAATCTCTTAATGTGAAATTGCAATACACAAAGCTCCCTTGGCGAGCGAGCGATCAGAGGGTATTTGTAGCAAACATAAGTAAGGCAAAAGAGATACTGGGTTGGTCACCACAAGTGACTGCCCACCAAGGCCTTGATGCCATGATCGAGTGGCAGAAATCGCAGTTAGATCTTCAAAAGTAAATTTGAATGAGTACTTTTGAAGTGGAGAGGATAGAATTGGAGCCAATGACAGATTTAAGTCCAAAAAAAGCCGGCGACTCTAAGCTCTCGCCTGAGGAGTTTAGAGTGGCTCCCGCCACTCAGTCTCAATTAGAACTTTCTATTGTTATACCGAGCTACCTTGAAGAAGAGAATTTACGAATTCTCATTCCCAGGGTTAAAGAGACAGCTGCAAAACTTTCTCCAAAGTATGAAGTTCTTGTCGTTGATACGTCTCGAGCGATGGATAACACCGAAGAAGTTTGTGCCAACCTCGATGTGCGCTTTGTAAGACGCTCACCAACGGACAGCTTCGGTGACGCCGTTCGAACAGGCATCAAAGAGTGTCGTGGGCATTACGCACTCTTTATGGACGCGGATGGGTCACATCCACCAGAATTTGCAGAGAGAATTTTTAACGCCAAAGAAGGTTACGACGT
The Bdellovibrionales bacterium CG10_big_fil_rev_8_21_14_0_10_45_34 genome window above contains:
- a CDS encoding TrmH family RNA methyltransferase, coding for MKYKKDIARKFVEEKRQNAVYAKAGVFELVIILDSLKETFNAGKIFRSAEIFSVKEVHLIQIPFFDPFPAKGAVRYVPMRCYDSFSQSYEHLKNEGYEFYVFDAQSDVVLGQTQLAKKATFVFGPEAGGFSFAPEKYPDLHKIRIQQFGKIESLNVSIAASIAMYEYVRQHS
- a CDS encoding 2,3-bisphosphoglycerate-dependent phosphoglycerate mutase (catalyzes the interconversion of 2-phosphoglycerate to 3-phosphoglycerate), producing MAQLILVRHGQSDYNLKNLFTGWLDVDLTEQGIQEAKKAAQSMSDKKMRPHLAFTSALKRAQHTLKIILKDLELENIPVMKDQALNERHYGELQGKNKAETAEQFGEEQVKIWRRSFDVPPPGGESLKDTMERTLPYFDSHIKPELLRDRDVLVVAHGNSLRSIVMAVEKMTPEQILKTELATGEARIYNFDTQTEQFSLVNNPSPKM
- a CDS encoding CDP-paratose 2-epimerase; the encoded protein is MRLLITGGCGFLGSNLAAHALDKGYELAIFDNLSRAGATLNLEWLKSKGKFHFFASDIRSFNDVERAVKEFSPDAVFHLAGQVAMTTSIENPRKDFEINALGSFNVLEAVRTHSPKAQIAYSSTNKVYGDLGDIAFVEEPTRYRAKDFPGGFDESLRLHFESPYGCSKGSADQYMLDYSKIFGLNTVVFRHSSIFGGRQFSTFDQGWVGWFVQKALEAKSAKKQDGFTISGDGKQVRDVLFASDLVNLYFSVLSQPTPLKGEVFNIGGGIENSLSLLELFSYLEESLNVKLQYTKLPWRASDQRVFVANISKAKEILGWSPQVTAHQGLDAMIEWQKSQLDLQK
- a CDS encoding glycosyl transferase family 2, translating into MSTFEVERIELEPMTDLSPKKAGDSKLSPEEFRVAPATQSQLELSIVIPSYLEEENLRILIPRVKETAAKLSPKYEVLVVDTSRAMDNTEEVCANLDVRFVRRSPTDSFGDAVRTGIKECRGHYALFMDADGSHPPEFAERIFNAKEGYDVVIASRYTSGGETENPFLLKLMSRVLNMSYALVLGLKCRDVSNSFKLYKSEDLKRLTLRCDNFDIIEEILYKMNRAKKLKILEIPFTFKKRMFGESKRSLLAFIFTYVVTLFRLRLSK